DNA sequence from the Coffea arabica cultivar ET-39 chromosome 11c, Coffea Arabica ET-39 HiFi, whole genome shotgun sequence genome:
AGCGGGGTGAGAAGAAATCTATAACGGGGATGGTAGGTATCAGGCCAGGTGTGCAATTTGGATCAGCCTTTCTGGTTGGGGAAGGTTTCTGGTTTGGTTTGGGTGGGTAGGGATGAATGAAGAAGGAAGGGATGCTTTCTAGGCCACGATCAACAAGGCCTTTGACTCCGATTTTAGACTCATCAAAGTGTTTGATTTCTTGAAGACGGGTGTTTCGGTTAGTCATGTCAGATTGAGGAGGAGGGTTGGCAGCTGTGGTCTCCATTCGGGTTTTGAGCGTTTAGGAATCAGGGCAGTGGATTTTTCTCCTTTTACATTCAAGCAAGGGTACAGGTAGGGGTTTGAGTGTGTTATCACAGAGATCAGAAGGAGAAGAATAGAGGTATTTGGTGGTCTGGAGAATAAAAATGGTAGGGGAGGGGAAGCATTGTACATAAGGTAGACGAAGAAATCAGGCAGAACAggagccccaaaaaaaaaaaaaaaaaaaaaaatctagagtGGTTGAATTGAACATGGAGCAAATATAATAATGCTTCaactattttatttgtttaataatTTATTCTCAAACAACACATAAAGCTACTTTATAATGTGCACATATTTGTGAGATGCTATACTCTTGTTCATATTGTcatttcttatcaaaaaatttttaatttttctatgaaCACATTTCTCACCTACTTTTTTATCTCTTAGCGCCCTTCAAAAAAAAGCTATCTAAAcgaacaaaaattaagaaagaaaaagcacAAAAATGCAAGCTTAaactttaaagtttatacctgaAGATTATCCCCAATGTTAAACACAATTGCGCCATCTACAGGCACCACGTCCACCCAATCTTCTCCCACTTTGACCTGCAACCCGGGCACTTCATTCTGCACCAGCACGGTCAGCAGCCCCGGATCAGTATGTGACGTCAGCCCAGCCGTCAATTCCGCCTGAGGGCAGTACGGGTAGTAATGGGCAGCCATAACTCTCCCATCTGACAATTCCTTCAATTTATCCTTCTTGTCCAGTCCCAACCCTTCAGATAAGATTTCCAAAACTTCCTCGGATATTTTCACCACCTCTTTGTCCCATCCCGCCACTGCCTCCCGGCAGCTGAACGGCACGTTCTCCCATTTCGGCGGGTTTGGGGCCAAGCCCATCTGGAAGGTGTCCCTCCAGCTGGCGGCCTTTGATTGGTAGAGATCGAAATTTGTGGAATAAGCCGCCCCACGTGACATATCCCGGGTATAATACTCCATTTTTTCATCTTCCGGCAGCTCGTAAAACTCTTGAATTGAACCCAAGATTTTCTTGATTGAGGCAACTGGGACGGAGTGGTTGATGATTTGGAAGAACCCCAGTGTAGAAGATGCTCGCCGGATTTCGTCAACGATCGTCGACCTGGAAGAGGAGAAGTCTATGACGGGGATGGTGGGCTTCGTGCCGGGTCTGTTATTCGGGTCTTTCGGGTTTAGTTCGGCTGGCTTGGGGTGGATGAAGAAGGAGGGAATGGCGGGTAGGCCGCGGTCAACCAGGCCTTTGACTCCGATTTTGGATTCATCGAATTGCTTGATTTCTTGGAGACGCGTACTTTGGGTGGTCGGGTCGGGTTGAGGCGGTGGAGGGTTGGCGGTTGTGGTTGCCATGACTTTGAGATGGTGGCGGGTTTTTAGCCGTTTAGATTCGGATACGGGTATGGATAGGGGTTTGAGGGCCCTTTGCTTTAGATATGGAAATTAGAGTGGGGACTTGGAGGAGGtgtaatttggaaaatgaaaatggtaagAGAGAGGAAACATTGTAGACAAGGTGGAccggaaaattttaaaaatatagggAATGGAGCAGTTGAATTGCGTGGAGCAGTTGAATTGGGTAAAAAATTCTAAGAATATTCTTGTCTGTCAGTCAACTCTTTTGTCTCTTATCACAATTGTATTGCCAGCAAAGGTGTGGCATTTGTATTTTCTGTCTCTAACAAGAAACAGAAGCCACTTGTTTAGGTCCTTTGCTTTTAGGAGGTTTGTTCAACACTTCTAATCAATCTTATGTAAGTTGCTTGCATCTACACTCCACAATTTGGTTTCAAGCACTAAGATTCATATTGGCAATAGATAAACAATATGTGGTTCTAATCTAGTCTATTCTAAAGTTTTTCTTTATCTCGAGTCGAGTTTAAGCAATACGTTAATTAGGATCGACTCTGACTCGATTATACTCCTAGTTTAAATCCTTTAGGAGATTTATTTAACACTCGCTAGTCTAATCTTATGTAACTTGCTTGCATCTACACTCCACAATTGGCTTTATAGCATTACTTTTATTCTTTGA
Encoded proteins:
- the LOC113716508 gene encoding 1-aminocyclopropane-1-carboxylate oxidase homolog 3-like isoform X2; the encoded protein is MATTTANPPPPQPDPTTQSTRLQEIKQFDESKIGVKGLVDRGLPAIPSFFIHPKPAELNPKDPNNRPGTKPTIPVIDFSSSRSTIVDEIRRASSTLGFFQIINHSVPVASIKKILGSIQEFYELPEDEKMEYYTRDMSRGAAYSTNFDLYQSKAASWRDTFQMGLAPNPPKWENVPFSCREAVAGWDKEVVKISEEVLEILSEGLGLDKKDKLKELSDGRVMAAHYYPYCPQAELTAGLTSHTDPGLLTVLVQNEVPGLQVKVGEDWVDVVPVDGAIVFNIGDNLQIMSNDQYISVEHRVLANPLRDARVSVAVFLKPSISDQLCGPFPELVSAEKPAVYRQFTLSDYMGRFFSKELDGKTLTNYYRI